Proteins encoded together in one Triticum dicoccoides isolate Atlit2015 ecotype Zavitan chromosome 7B, WEW_v2.0, whole genome shotgun sequence window:
- the LOC119336513 gene encoding serine/arginine-rich splicing factor 7-like — MAQEEVRLKLTRTGEANASRSAFTVSEWKETRECFNCGEKGHISINCTAQRREIRGRGRGYSRGGYRGVRGRGNSRGSNYSNGFKANLANLATQEEGTSTTSQGESKSRSQEDNTFGNFAHFVYTGEGEDDWKETWDRNQA; from the exons ATGGCACAGGAGGAGGTCAGGTTGAAGTTGACCAGGACTGGAGAAGCGAATGCATCTCGCTCAGCATTTACTGTGTCTGAATGGAAGGAGACAAGAGAGTGCTTCAACTGTGGAGAGAAAGGTCACATAAGCATCAATTGCACAGCACAACGCAGAGAAATACGTGGTAGGGGAAGAGGTTACAGCCGAGGTGGATACCGGGGAGTTAGAGGCAGAGGTAACTCGAGGGGTTCGAATTATTCCAATGGCTTCAAAGCAAACTTGGCTAACTTGGCAACGCAAGAAGAAGGGACGTCAACAACCTCTCAAGGGGAGTCGAAGAGTAGAAGCCAGGAGGACAACACCTTCGGGAACTTTGCCCACTTTGTCTACACAGGGGAAG GAGAGGATGACTGGAAGGAAACTTGGGACAGGAACCAGGCGTAG
- the LOC119336514 gene encoding uncharacterized protein LOC119336514, translating to MVLDSLSSPHRRSQNTFFLSSPKKPQSSRDDVGSWSALVERHRFLLTTLVVLAFLCTIYLYFAVTLGAPQACSGLTGDEMTVCQEKSALQHGKLKYR from the coding sequence ATGGTTCTTGATTCATTATCATCGCCTCACAGGAGGTCGCAAAACACATTCTTTCTGTCATCTCCTAAGAAGCCTCAATCATCTCGTGATGATGTTGGTAGTTGGTCTGCCCTGGTTGAGCGGCATCGCTTTCTCTTGACAACGCTAGTGGTACTTGCCTTCCTGTGCACCATATATCTTTACTTCGCGGTGACCTTGGGGGCACCACAAGCTTGCTCAGGGTTGACGGGCGATGAAATGACCGTATGTCAGGAAAAATCAGCCCTGCAACATGGAAAGTTGAAATATCGCTAA